A part of Molothrus aeneus isolate 106 chromosome 10, BPBGC_Maene_1.0, whole genome shotgun sequence genomic DNA contains:
- the HRG gene encoding histidine-rich glycoprotein yields the protein MLLLASAFFLTLLQCSNAQNEIGITPADCNTIETDAGVALDLVNRHRRDGYVFGLFRVADAHELHLGNSTVLYLTLDVLETECSVLSRRHWESCDYSDTYPMDFGQCKIITYTNHLLKKPQLYGFNCTLSPVPPDLVECKDCPVKLEALEVTEQHKDIAAKALRKFNSEGNHTNNFAVDKVERVLKMTASREGHILGFSIKETNCSKSMQETDQALECDFLHDWHAHTGFCKARVISDADEADGTDISCEIYHPWHHGCGQRGKHSALGHPRRHPHCHHHFGHRHRHKHHHRHECPPSSQSRPEDPEHNPKSSKEDQDSNKELSSPPPPHDEPDHHHSTLPPQGPDHDHPPHHHGPPCPPPHGPDHDHPPHHHGPPCPPPHGPDHDHPPHHHGPPCPPPHGPGHHHPPHHHGPPCPPPHGPGHHHPPHHHGPPCPPPHGPGHHHPPHHHGPPCPPPHGHPPHHCHHYYRHHHNKTSISGKYFPCHVTGAVYRIPVLNQQDSLTPPTANFPELSQCNLHFSSTGSKLKEMAEFPGFPDHPTQSKSCPGKPKLHLPKFLPLFPHSLVTENSPI from the exons atgctgcttttagcttcagctttttttctAACACTACTGCAGTGCTCTAATGCCCAAAATGAAATAGGCATTACACCTGCAGACTGTAACACCATTGAAACAGATGCAGGAGTGGCCCTGGATTTGGTCAACAGACATCGCAGAGATGGTTAcgtttttggtttgttccgtgTTGCTGATGCACATGAACTACATTTA GGAAATTCAACGGTCCTCTACTTAACTTTGGATGTGCTGGAAACGGAATGCTCTGTCTTATCCAGAAGACACTGGGAGTCCTGTGACTACAGTGACACCTATCCAATG gaCTTTGGGCAATGTAAGATTATCACATATACAAACCATCTGCTGAAGAAACCTCAACTATATGGATTTAATTGTACATTAAGTCCAG TTCCACCTGACTTAGTAGAGTGCAAAGACTGTCCTGTGAAACTTGAAGCCTTAGAAGTCACTGAGCAACACAAAGATATTGCTGCAAAGGCCCTGAGGAAATTCAACAGTGAAGGTAACCACACAAACAACTTCGCTGTGGATAAAGTTGAAAGAGTTTTAAAGATG ACTGCCTCCCGTGAAGGTCACATTTTAGGATTCTCTATAAAAGAGACCAACTGTTCAAAATCTATGCAGGAAACAGATCAGGCACTGGAATGTGATTTTCTGCATGACTGGCACGCT CACACCGGATTCTGCAAGGCAAGAGTTATCAGTGATGCAGATGAAGCTGATGGAACAGATATAAGCTGCGAAATCTACCATCCCTGG CACCATGGCTGTGGGCAAAGAGGGAAACATTCAGCCCTGGGACATCCACGCAGACATCCCCACTGTCATCATCATTTTGGTCACAGACATCGCCATAAGCATCACCACAGACATGAATGTCCCCCCTCTTCTCAGTCCAGACCTGAAGACCCTGAGCATAACCCCAAATCCAGCAAGGAAGATCAAGACAGCAACAAAGAACTttcttctccccctcctccccatgaTGAACCAGATCATCATCATTCTACTCTACCTCCTCAAGGACCAGACCATGACCATCCTCCTCACCACCATGGACCACCCTGTCCCCCTCCTCATGGACCAGACCATGACCATCCTCCTCACCACCATGGACCACCCTGTCCCCCTCCTCATGGACCAGACCATGACCATCCTCCTCACCACCATGGACCACCCTGTCCCCCACCTCATGGACCAGGtcaccaccaccctcctcaccACCATGGACCACCCTGTCCCCCGCCTCATGGACCAGGtcaccaccaccctcctcaccACCATGGACCACCCTGTCCACCACCTCATGGACCAGGtcaccaccaccctcctcaccACCATGGACCACCCTGTCCCCCACCTCATGGACACCCTCCTCATCACTGTCATCACTATTACAGACATCATCACAACAAGACAAGCATATCAGGGAAGTATTTTCCATGCCATGTAACAGGAGCTGTCTATCGCATCCCAGTTCTAAATCAGCAGGATTCTCTCACACCTCCTACTGCAAACTTTCCTGAACTATCCCAATGCAACCTTCACTTTTCCAGCACTGGCTCAAAACTAAAGGAGATGGCAGAATTTCCAGGCTTTCCAGATCACCCTACACAATCAAAATCATGCCCCGGAAAACCCAAACTTCATCTTCCAaaatttttgcctttatttcctCATAGCCTTGTAACAGAAAATTCTCCTATATGA